A region of the Festucalex cinctus isolate MCC-2025b chromosome 8, RoL_Fcin_1.0, whole genome shotgun sequence genome:
AATGTACtgaacttgtttttgttttccttataaaaagttttaaaaaaaaagaaagaaaaaaaaggcacagaACCTAATCGGCAACAATGCGCATGCGTATCCGCCAATCTGGCAACccgcttccttttcttttttctttgttcttgTGGAGTCTCGAGCATTCTACGTCCATGACGACTTTCGTTGGCTCTCCCTGCCGGTAAGTCGCTTCCCAAATCCAATGTGATGATTTTTCTGCCTTCTGGGATCACTTGATGATTTGTTTCATGAACGTTGAGGGCGTTGTGCCACGGTCACAGAAAAGGGACGAGCATGAGCTTTCATTTAAATGTCATGTCATCAATATTCCAAGCCACGCGTTTTATTTTGTAAGACGGGCATAGTGATCGATACATCGAGCGTTAGGAGTGATCGATTGTGTGACAGTGTTGCTTCGAAAACAACTTGAAGCAGACAGATGAGTCCAAGTGGAGAGCACGTGGCATGCTGCTGACTTCATTTCGTGCAGTGTGCGCCTGCGCGGCGTTGGGAGGGAGATTTAAAGATATTACGTAGCCAAAATAAACTCATGTCATTCAGGATTGTTACTATAAATCAGCTTAAAACTCGATTaaattgtaatgtcattttgaaTCCTTCCCCCAAAAAATCCACCCAGTGGAaataagtctacacaccccttgtTCAAATGCAGAGTTTTGTGAAGTACAAACCAAAATGAAGAGTTTTATTTCCATTAATGTGTGCTGGCATTCCAACAGGGACGTGTAGAATTTCAGATTTTCTTGTTACGAGAGCCTCCCCTCCAGTCCGGTCCGGTTTGCCATActggttctggttctggttCAATGGTGCAGGAGGCAGAGCAGACTAGCAGTGGTGTTACCCATTCCACACTCAGCCCACCCACATTGGCTTTGTGCTGGAAGAGAACCCtgccacaaaacaaaaaaaacgagcagAAAAGCCATCAAAGCTGTCAAGAAGTTAAcctgataaaaaaaatcaataaaataagtGGGAAAAAAGTTAAACAGTTTTGTTTAGCGAAGGTCAAAAATCATAAATGATGATAAAACATGCATGCTCATGGTAATAATGTCTGTGTCACACTTTGCAGGAGCTGTCATAGCTGACCTTGGCCACAGGATGGCGCCACAGCAGCAGAAAACCCGAGTccatgttttcatgtttttgtaaataataaagCTCTTCATTCGAAATCTGTTTTCATCACTTGTTTACTCAACCGTAAGTCGCTGTATGAGATTATTGAGAGTGGATGCACATTTGAGAATTGGACCTGAAATACATATTGAACCCTCCACAATATTGGGAAAATGTGAATTACATTTGGCCAAAATGCAGGTAACATGTACGTGTGTGTATTTCGTGGACGTGCAGCATATGTGAAAAAGAGGCACAGAGAGAGAAATCAAGTCTGATCAACGGGTTCAaccaaagtggaaaaaaaaaagcaccgcgTGTGATAAGTAGCAGTggtctgaaaaagaaaaaaaagagtatacaggactgtctgagAAGATGAGAATATTGtcataaagtccattattttctgtaaggcAATgacataagcaaaaatgccgtcCATTCTGGAttcacaaatcaactgaaatattgcaagccttttattgttttaatattgctgattatggcattttgttttgacttggtCTAaggaaatattcaaatattttgaggtaagatatttgagttttcttaaactgtcagccataatcggcaatattaaaataaaaggcttgcaatattttgattgatttgtaatgaatccagaatggatgacatttttgcttatttaattgcaatacagaaaataatggactttatcacaatattctcattttctgagacagtcctgtagtgtgactaaaaaaaataaaaaataaaaagatgtgcAGTGATGATTGACAACAAGCTATACAAAAgcctaaaaggaaaaaaaaaagacaaacaaggtGTAACAGGAGTTATCATACTTGAcgtcagggctggactggcacaaaaaacaaaaaaaatcagacttGGCCTTTTGCCTGAGGCCCACTGCTAATGTTTAAATGATGATGTTTCTATTTGCTATCTATATTGGAACTGGATTTAAGCGGCTGGTCTCTGAATTGTGGGCCAGCCTCAAACGTAAGAAAATAATCAGGGATAAAAAGCACTGCGTCGGCCTCAAAAGAGTTTGTTCCACTGGGCAGATCCTGCTTAAGTCCACATGAagatacaaaaacaagagcacaCACTgtatacacgcacacgcacacacttgttgtGGGTGTCTATTCTGGGGTACACGGTGAGAGGTGCATGAGCAAAAACTATTTCTGGCATCAGACAGGCAAGGAGCATACGGATGGAAAGCGGATCTGGCTCGGACCCAGTTGGACGTTGCACAAATGAAGAGGAAGCGACACTTCCACTTCCAAGCCAAAACGCACACACCAGCACAAGCAACAACAACAGGACAAGTCCCAATCTTAGCAGAATATCTTGCTTTTGTCATGGAAAAACAATTCATtcatcaagggaaaaaaaattatatattacatTTGCAGATATTATGAGATTAGTTtgcattttgttaattttgtacatttagaagaTTAGAGTTTACAAAGTACACTTTGCAATATTGTACcatagggatggaacgatatccaaacatcacgatacgatattatgacgatatgaagctcacgatatggatcattatcacaatattcaatatTGCAGGGAAGTTAGCGAAACTttgaaaaggtcacaatattgtaaaaaaaaaaaaaaaagcactatattgcgcttttgtacataacagcaatgcatataaaccacctacaatctctaatatgatatgtatatatatatatatattaaatatatgatATCCATATAAGCCAAGTTGCGCATGAagtctgcgcatgcgcgagggaacAAACGAGGCTACCCGATCGATTTGAATGGCGGCGATGAGAGTGGTGACAATGTTTCCTTAAGTGTCCACttgaaagcttgcaagtcaacttcccgaTGTCAGCAAAGCACATGCGATGCATCTTcctaaaaaaacagcaacttcgcagccgttgaaacgtttctatcagagccgattcaTTTtcatgaccgtttggtagtttggccgacccacaatgcaccacgccgctacccataatgcaccttgaattcgagatgcgcgCTTCACTTATCCTCATACAGCCAAATCAAAACTGTTATATCGTCAACATGCATTCATAGTTTCACAGACGGCACACACATTCTCtctcaaaaacacacacacacacattttgtgtATTGGCGTGTGAGGTCATCTAAAAATGACTCCCACCTGTCAACTGGATCCCGCTGAGACaaattctaccactgagccatgcttgtgtgtgtgcgtgtgttcttttttttgttttgttccatgcTGGGGCCAATATTTTGGGATTTCACAGAGTTGTGGGGCCCAGCCGCCGTCCTggtggggacattttggtggtccccacaagttTAGACCTCGTTTTAAGGGTCAAGACTTGGGTTGAGCTTTCAATGAAGTTACGGTGGAGGTTGGGCGAAGGAATGAGggtaggcagccattttggacggttgaggttagggaaaggcaACGATGCCAATGAGATGGCCCCGCAAAGATAGAACAGTGaggatgtgtgtgtttgtgtgtgtacagagAGCAGATTTCACATCTCATCTTCCCGCTGTGATGAGCCCCCACCCACACCACCCACACCACCCACACCCCCGCCCATCGCCGAGTTCTATTTCAagggcgagcgagcgagcgagcgagcgacaaTTCCGAAGGCTCGCAGACGCTCCCGAGAAGATCCGCAAGCTGACCCCAAAGGATCATCAGGCCTTAGCGGCGGATATTTTGCCACATCCTCCCGACCGAGTGGGCTCGGGCGGCGTCCCTCCTGGAACCATGACGGAGCCCCCCGCGCTCAAGCGCGCCGTGCGCAAAATCCGATGCGCCGCCACGGTGGCCGGCCTGGCCAAGAGTTGGCAGGGTTGGGCCAAAGATCACGCCGACCAGCAGGACGCCGCGCCCGCCGGATGGGTGCCCGGCGACTCCGCGGACCACAGAGACGCCGCCGAGCGCCGCCGTGCGGTCAAAGTTGCGAAACCCAAGGAAACGGCCTCGAGTGACGCCGGCGCCATCCGGAGCGTTTCCATCTCCAAAAGCGTTCAACCCAAACTCAGCGAGTGCGGCGCTGATCTGGTCAACGCCATCCGCGGGAAGATGGAGTCGGGTCCCGAGGAAAGCGAGCCCTTCCTGGGCAACGAGTCGCCCACGCGCCGGCGCCACATGAGGGGAGGCGGTGGCATCATCCGCCACAAGAAGTTGATGCTGCAGGAGAGGAAAATGAGCTCCCGGAGCAGCAGCCTGGACACGGAGGACAGCGGCTTGGGGGACGAGGTGGCGGCCGGAGACGGCGCCGACGCCAAGGCGGAGACGGCGGACGTTCAGTGGCAAGAAGTCAGAGGCAGGCCCAAGGTAGcgctaaaataacacaaattctTTTCAAATGGGATGTTATGGCCGCCGAATGTCGTAGCACGTTGTGGCATTCCATTCTAGCGTTACGTCGGAACGTTACATGACGTTACAATGTTATGTTGTTGGCTTTCGTTGTAGCGTGACATCATAATGCGGCCATATACATGACGGAAATGTGAACCTAACTTAACAGCCTCGTTGTCCGACGTCACACCGCGTCATCGTCTTCTGATTGGTTACGATTCCAAACAATGATCGCACGTGTTTCCAGCTATATTCAGCACGAGCACAACATTGATTTGTTGGGTTTCTTGTGAAGGGTGTAAACATTTCTGCACCAAACGCCACAGTCGCTCTGACGTCTCTTGGAGAAATCCAACCCCGAGCATGCAGGCGAGGCGTCTTGTCCTATAAAAGGCAAACCGAGCTGCCTGCCCGCTGGCCCCTTCACAGTCTCCaacagctgtaaaaaaaaaaagaaaaagaaaaacacacgaACTGGAACagcaaaatgtaaataaagctGGAGGACGACGTGTTCTCCAGCTTGACCTTCAGTTGCAGCAGGAGGTCAAATCCGCCTGAAGGTTTGAGTGACTGCTGACAGCTGATTGAAAGAAGACCGTCAGAAAGACGACACAAGCAAAAAACGTAAACTTTCAATCACTAACGGCAAAAACAGACAACCTCAAGCTCCTTTTCATACAGAACAAACTCATGAGAGTCAATGTTGGGGATACGAGGTCACAATTATCCCCGTTTGACATTCCGTTCTGTGGACGAACCACCCAACACCCAAAGTATCATTTTGGAGACTTTCCAAAGCAAGAGAAGGACGCAGTTGCTAGCAATGGAAAGTTCCCCAAGTCACGAAGGCACAGATTGTACTGTGAGAAAGCTTACCcctaaaaatgttcaatttatCCCCATGTGAGGTTCCGTTCAAGATTTCCAACAGCAAACATCTGTGGACGGCAGAAACGTCGCAATCCTGGAATGTCGtagaaaaatgctgttttgctACCTAATTATGCCAAAGTATATCTTGACTTCTTCTATGTATGTCTGACCTTACATTTGACAGTGAAGCGCAGAAACGGCCTCAATCCCAAATCGGACACTTTCCAACGTGCAGGTAGTACTAATGGAAAGGTCACTCCGATGTATGAGTGCTTCGAAGTCAAATCCATCCCTGCAAGTCCTTCAAGTTCAAGAGTCACTGGTCATGATTTGCAGACAACAAACTGTTGCTTCTACACTTCCCGTTTTCATAAGAGAACACGGGTGGTACTATTAAGAAGCTCACCGTCACCGAGGTTGGGAAAGGAAGATAGATCCTGGCATTCAACAGTTTGTGGCTTGCAGAAACAGCTAAAATCTCCGTTTGCATAATTGCTGATGCCGTTAGAGAGCAAGGGTGGCACCGTTGAAGAATTCACCCCTACAAATGTTGGGATAGAAAGATAGATCCTTGCATTTAAGACTCGATGgcagggccagagtcctgcaggtttcatATGGTTCAGGAGGAGGATCAAGGATCAGGACTGGGCAAGCCTGATCTATCTGTGAGTTACAGAAAGAGCCAAAATCCACAGTCGGACACTTGCCAAAGTTGGAGAAAGAGCCGAGTGGCACTGTTGGAACGTTCACCTTTAAGAATGCGGATTTAGACGGTAAATTCATCCCTCGTATCACCTTCCGTTCAAGACTTTTCTTTTGTAGAACGCAGACTTTTGAAGTTGCTGGAATCTCAGTTTGGATCATTCGCGATGTTGTTAAGAGAATATGCGATATTGTTGAAAAGCTCACGACGACAATTGTTGGGCTCAAAGTATAAGCTGGTCCGCCAGACAACCAATTTGGATATTTCGCTACGCTCGCTGTCTGATGATCATCACGATGATATTATCTCCCCTTCAGATTAAGATGGCCACCATGGGTGACATAAAGAGTCGCTGGCAGCAGTGGTCCGAGGAGCACACGGAAGGCCAGAGACTCAACCCCTTCAGCGAGGACTTTGACTACGACTACGCCATGAGCCTGCGCCTGCGCAAGGGCGACAGCGGCTACGGACGCCCCAAAGAGGGCTCCAAGACCGCCGAGCGGGGCGACCGCGCTCACAGGCACATCCGCAGGGAGATGGAGGAGATGGTGTGGATCATCCGAGACATGGGCTTCCAGGACCGCCGGGGACGGAGCGCCGTCACCTTCGGCCGCCTCTTCGACCGCTACGTGAAGATCTCGGACAAGGTGGTCGGCATCCTGCTGCGCTGCCGCAAGCACAACATGCTCCACTTCGAGGGCGAAATGTTGTGGAAAGGACAAGACGACCACGTGGTCATCACCGTGACCGACTGACGGGAACGCCTCGGAGCAGACGGGGAgcgacgcgacgcgacgcgGCGCTGGGGCTGTGGACGCCATGACACTTGGACCAGTTGGAAAACTCACACTTGTCAATGTTGGTGTCGAGCAGGGTTCCCCAATTGACCTCACCGTGGCAGAACCCTCCCAAATGCACCGGTCGAGGTGAGCTCAAGTGCATTCACAGTCATGGAAAAGTTGTCAAaccttccttgtgatttctcagtGAGATATTTTCACGACACCAATATTTATCTTCGAAGCAAACAAAGGGGGCAGTACATTTTTTAGTGAATGCAATTTTGCCTgccccaaaacaaaagcaaatacACATCACTGTCTGCTGCAGCAGAAGTCAAGAAAAGAcagtcgcctcactcacttcCACTGATTGTTGGCAAAACgcaactttttggacattattcccgtcaagcagggtaagaatCAATCCatattacctcatagtttcaatgttttgttggcatttatagtaaatagtaagtcaacaaacgcgtggacggttagctacccgcagctatcgttagcctttggctaaaaacaacaatggagaacatgacTTTAGTGGAGACGTAGTAGTTTCTGCTCATTTTGCAGATggtcgtgtgtgcaaagtttgtccTGTTGGCATTTAGAGTAAattagtaagtcaacaaacgcgtggacggttagctacccgcagctatcgttagcctttggctaaaaacaacaatggagaacattaccttagtgcagaTGAAGTAGTTTGtagtcattttggagggattcgactCTTCATCACACACTTGATcttgatccagcgcagacatttttcgtagttgtttgagggtttagggaagggaatagGCCTAAACCGGACAGTGTCTGTCTtaaacaagccgtgactaccACAGGACGCCGGTTAATGGCTATCACTCTtccacaagccgtgactacagcgttTAAACATTTTGATGGATTGTTTTTATCGGCTTTGGATAAGCACGCAATACACCACCGGGAGCTCGagtgcttttgtttgtccgcagcGAAACGCACGTGCCGTCGCAGCACACATGACGTcgtgcgtcttgattggtttgcTAGGTCATGCGGGAGTGCGTTACTCTAAGGTCAATTCCGGTCGTCGGGGCCCCGAATTGGGTTATTTCACCTACcgacacacctgatactaaagatcaggcTCGTTACCGGGCATCCCGATGAGCTGAttttatgaatcaggtgtgctagtgggcggaaacatcAAAAACCTGCAAGACTCGGGTCCCTGAGGAGCCGAATTGGGAACTCTGAGTTTTACGAAACGTAATCCGTTACAACACCACAATTCCTAGTTTGGACATTTATGGAACTCAGAGAGGGTTTTGGTTTGTACACTTGGAAatataatttgaataaaaacatttttcttgatatgtttttttccccattgtacTTTATTTAATCCAAGTCACAAAATGTGGTCATGTGCATCCAAACAATCATAAACAAGTTGAAAGGAAATGACTTTTGTTAGGAATCATATTCAATAAATTTGATGcttatgatcttttttttttttttttttacattttcattgatGTTAGTCCTCAGGGCAACATGTCCGCCGTGCGTGTAAGGCCTCCGCTTAACGTATTAGCGCTAAAATCAAGCATAGCAgagcagacctccgccaaggcctcGACTTTGACATTCGCGTGAACTTTTTAAGGTTTTGCCCTTTtgggaaaaaggaaaaagaagaggacatcatcaaaacaggaagttgacGTGCTCCACGATGCTTGGCGGAGGTAACAATCACCATCAGTGCCATCAAATGTTCTTCTTGTTATGACTTCAAAACAcagttgtttttctgttgtCGCTACGCTAGCCGCTAACAGCTAAACATCGGGTGACTTTGgagtaataataattacaaagtaTATTAAATTGTCTGTAAACGGGTTCTCTCAAAATgttttggcacaaaaaaaaacacaaaaattcctTA
Encoded here:
- the abraa gene encoding actin-binding Rho-activating protein codes for the protein MTEPPALKRAVRKIRCAATVAGLAKSWQGWAKDHADQQDAAPAGWVPGDSADHRDAAERRRAVKVAKPKETASSDAGAIRSVSISKSVQPKLSECGADLVNAIRGKMESGPEESEPFLGNESPTRRRHMRGGGGIIRHKKLMLQERKMSSRSSSLDTEDSGLGDEVAAGDGADAKAETADVQWQEVRGRPKIKMATMGDIKSRWQQWSEEHTEGQRLNPFSEDFDYDYAMSLRLRKGDSGYGRPKEGSKTAERGDRAHRHIRREMEEMVWIIRDMGFQDRRGRSAVTFGRLFDRYVKISDKVVGILLRCRKHNMLHFEGEMLWKGQDDHVVITVTD